The following coding sequences are from one Fibrobacter sp. UWH6 window:
- a CDS encoding tyrosine-protein phosphatase produces the protein MKLENVANVRELGGIKTSNGKQVKSNVLFRSANLAKASENDVKFLQGLNLKLICDLRTEQERENNLDVEISGAQNIWFNVLGALPQKTSSVKQTEEGVKIGKAMNPNTFNEEAAAHLADFVQTGVFDSVMENLYVGLVAKEHAQQEYSRMFDSILATQGGTILWHCSQGKDRAGLASVFILSALGVDSTSIMEDFAKSNESYQTMVDVALKVAQDKGLSKEHQGVIQAMLGVNPSYMKRALDYINANFGSMEDYMEQKIGLTAEKRELLRSFYLE, from the coding sequence ATGAAACTAGAAAACGTGGCTAACGTAAGAGAGCTGGGAGGAATCAAGACTTCCAACGGAAAGCAGGTAAAGTCAAACGTTCTTTTCCGGTCGGCCAACCTGGCTAAAGCCAGCGAAAATGACGTCAAGTTTTTGCAAGGTTTGAACCTCAAACTGATTTGCGATCTCCGCACGGAACAGGAACGCGAAAATAATCTGGACGTTGAAATTTCTGGCGCGCAGAATATATGGTTTAACGTACTGGGGGCGCTTCCCCAAAAAACATCAAGCGTCAAGCAAACCGAGGAAGGCGTTAAAATCGGGAAGGCTATGAACCCCAACACATTCAACGAAGAAGCGGCAGCACATCTCGCCGACTTCGTGCAAACGGGTGTCTTTGACAGCGTCATGGAAAACCTGTACGTAGGTCTAGTCGCCAAGGAGCACGCCCAGCAGGAATACTCAAGAATGTTCGATTCCATTCTCGCCACCCAGGGCGGCACCATTTTGTGGCACTGTTCCCAAGGCAAGGACCGCGCAGGACTGGCTTCAGTTTTCATTCTTTCGGCCCTTGGCGTAGACAGCACATCTATCATGGAAGATTTCGCAAAGTCCAACGAATCCTATCAAACCATGGTTGACGTCGCTCTCAAAGTCGCCCAGGATAAGGGACTTTCCAAGGAGCATCAAGGTGTTATCCAGGCAATGCTCGGCGTGAACCCCTCTTATATGAAACGCGCCCTGGATTATATCAACGCAAACTTCGGTTCCATGGAAGACTA